DNA from Haloferax volcanii DS2:
TTCGTCAGATACAGATGGTACTCGTCGGTCTCCTCGTTGCGCAGGCCGACCAGTCGGAACGTCCGGGTCGCGCTGGCGCCCGACCCTCGTTTGCGCTCGAATGAAAGCGTGATGCGGACGTCGATTTCCTGTCGCTGCAGGTCCTCAAGGACGGCCTGCAGCGACTCTCCTTCCAGCGGAATGCTGTTGCCTCGCCACGTTCGCAGTTCTTCGACGATCTCGAAGTTCGCGTTGTCCTTCACCCGGGAGACGAACCACCCGCCGTTCTGGTCGATTCGGTCGAACAACCAGAAGTCGTAGAAGCCTAAATCAAGCAAGATGAGGGCGTCAGCTACCCACTCACCGGTGGGTAGCTGACTCCGTTCGTGAGTTGTTCCGTCGGTTGTGCGGAATCGCGTTGGAAGGCCCGTCGAGAGTGACTCTGTGAGGTGGAGCTTCAGTTCGGCTTGATCTTCGCCGGTTGCTGCGTAGACATCAGCGGCGTCTTGATACAGCGAAACGATGGTTGCGTCAGCAATGAGGACGTCTCGAAAGCGTTCGAGACGTCCGTTCAAGTCTGCTCGTCCGGTATCGAGATTCTCGATGGCGTCATCGAGAATCTCTCGGAGGAGTGCAACGAATCCCGGTTCGAACCAGTCGTGAAACGCCGCGTAGGAGAGCTCATCGCAGTCAGCCATCTCGACGTAGCGGTCGAGAAACGCCTGCAAAGAGCGGTCTGAGCCAGCAGCGAAGCCAAACGAGAGTGTGTAGAACAGTGCAACGATGTCGAACTTGCGCTCACGCTCGATGAGATTCGTTGCGCGAGCGCGCTCGCGCAACTCATCGGAGGGAAACGCTCTTTGAATCCGGTCAACAACTACCGAGTCCGGTGGTGAGTACACATCATCCACCGGGTTCTTCAACCGGGTAGTTGCGACGATATCTAATCAACAAACAGCGACCGCATTCTCTGCTAAACTAGAACGCATGACTGGATACCCATGGATGAGGCCTATAACTTTCGGTGAATTGAGAGGAATTAGATGAGGACCAAAGTCAATCCAGAGACCTACTGTGACAGTCTTCACCCTTTCAGAGAACAAACACCCTCACTTTTCCACCTAAGCGAGGTTATCCGGACAACCACACCAATCAGCGATGTTCAGAAGCTCGTCACATCGGTTCAATGTCGTTCGTGTGAACGATCAGTGAACTCGACACTATCGCTCGGTGTATTCACTGCCGACTGAGCTAGAGAGCCGACAAACTGAGGACACAGAAGAAGTAGCACACAGAGGAAGACAGAGTGTTCTAAGGTCCCCCTTCGTTGGAATCACTAGTCGAGTCAACGGATACACCCTTGGCCAAAACTAGTGGAATTCTACATCCCTGAATTCGAGGGTGAACTAGATTCCGGGCTCTACACCCATGGTCTACAGGGGTGTACCCACGTCGATTTTCCGCAAGGGTGTACGCAGATCGGAACCAATCGAGGGTGAAAACGAATCACTATCGGCCCGATTTATTCGACAGTACTGATTTCTAATTTGCTTGTGTTTACCCACAGGAGTCCCGCTACTGCACGAATCTCATCCACATACAACACTGGCCAATGGAAACATCACCTCCTGTAATGCTCACCAAACACAACGTCAATACGCTAATTCGTCAGTACACCCTCTCGTTGGTGGGGTGTATCGACTGTATTCGATTGCCGTCAACGCCGAAATTGGGTGGGGGTTGACGACTGCTCGTATTGGGTTTTTCGACGACCACCCATCTTGTGCAATGGCGCTCCTGAGCGTACTCTGGGGGGCTTCTCGACGTGACACACGGGTTGTGTCTCTCGAATGGAGCGTGTGCTTTTGCTCGTTGATTTTGAGTTGCCCCAATTGAATCGACGAGTAGATTGTATTCCCGGGGGATTTCGAGGGTGTAGTTTGGTACTGTCGGACTCGGAGTTCCAACGAGGCTGGCTAGAGAGGATGAGCTGGCTTTGAGTTCAGCTGTCGACGAGACGGCGCGATGGTGCAAGCGCGTACGTGGTGAGTCCTCTCGAAGACCAAGGAATCGAGGCGGTGACTCTCGACCAAAGAATGAACGCGGCCACCGACAGAAATCCCCGTCGCCGTCCGCGAAGCGAGGGACGGCAGACCAGGTTACGACTTGCGCGGGTGCGGGTCGAATGCGTCCGTCTCGACTGGCGAGGCGCACAACACGCACCCGTCGTCCAGAATCCGCTCGCGGATGCCCGCGTCGACACACACCTCGACGCTGCACACCGGGCAGTCGAAGACGAACTGACCTGGCACGGCGATCACGACCGAAGCACAGACCCCAATCAGTATCTATCACACCCCATCATAGGGCGGGAATACATAGGCGAGTTATCAACTACACGTCGAGAATCGTATCGAGAAGCTTCGACTGGGCGGCCGAAAGGTGTTCGGTGAACGTCGAGCGGTTGATATCGAGCGCCGCGGCGACCTCCGTCGCGTTCGCCTCACGGGGGTGCTCGAAGTAACCCATCTCGTGGGCCGTCTCGAGGACTTCCCGCTGTCTCGCCGTCAGTTCGTCGCGGTCGACGAACACGAGCGAGCCGGTAGCGGAGTCCGGCTCTGACTGCGTGAGTCGCCGGAGTGACACGCCGTCGAACGCCGATTTGAGGTTGACGACGATGTCGCGGAACGACTCGAGGTCCGCGGCGACGAACGACAGCACGACCGCGCCGCAGTCCGCTTCGAGGTGGCGGACTGGACAGCCGTGACCCTCGATGAGTTCGCAGGCACACCGCGACTCCTCGGTGAAAGAGTGGGTGACGCGATAAATCGTCTTCTGTTCGTGGTGAAATATCTCGTCCGCGTCATCAATCGCGGCCGACGAGGGGGCGGTAAACTCGACTGCGGCGGTATCGCCGGTAGCGCCGACCGACCGCGAGACGGATTCGACTGCGGTCTCCTTCGACGCCTCCGACACCCGACAGATGGACGGGTCGGCCACGTGGATTTCACCGTGCACGCCCTCATTCATAGGCCGGCGTACGGTGGTGGTTCTGAAATATTCTTCGGCGAATCCGTTCGCAGTCACGCGGTTTCGCTTCGGATTCCCTCCGATTCCTCGACGAGGGCGGTATAAAGTCCCCGCACCCTATGGTTCGGGTGTTACTGGCCTCGGTGCAGATTTTCGAACGAATCGAAGTATGCTATATACGAGCTTGCTCGGGGCCAAACGGGTGAACGGATCGGCGCCCGGTTGGAGTGTGAGGCGGCGCGTCGGTACGCGGGGTGAGTCACCGTGAGACGCGGGACGGTCGTCGTGTTGCTGCTCGTCGTCGCGGTGCTCCTGCCGACGTGGTACGTGGCGCTGCACGGCGAGCCGCCGAGCGAACAGATAGAAATCGACCAGAGCGTCACCGAGATGCGGCCGCTACAAGAGATCGTCGACACGCCGGAGAAGCTCGCGCCGAGTCAGGTGGGCGTCATCGTGTGGGTCGCGCTCTTCGCGCTCGTCGGCGTCCTCGCCGCAGTCCACCGGTTCATGGACACGGCGGTCAGAGCCGGCCCGAGCGACGAACCGACCGTCGCAGACGGTGGTCGGGTCGGGCTTCCGTGGTTCTGGACGGCGGACCGCTGGGTCGTCGAGTACGACGACGCCTCCGACGCTATCGAGGGAATCGTGGCGATGGGCGGGCTGACCATCCTCGCTATCGTCTTTGCGGCGCTGTTCACCGGCGAGTATCTGACGCTCGCGCGGACCCAGTACTTCGGCGTCTACGCCGCGGGGATGTTCACCGCGCTCGCTTTGCTCACCGTATCGTACTACGCGTGGTTCCTCCCCCACGTCGAGGTCGCAGAGCGGAGGGGACACTAATGAGACTCGACAATCAGCACGCATCGGACGACTGCGACGAGCACTGCGCTGACTGCGGGGACGACAGCAACCACCAGCCGAGTATCTTCTCCGACGACCGCGCCTCGCTCGCCCGCCGCGACTACGCGAAACTGCTCGCCAGCGTCGGGGGATTGACCGCCGTCGCGAGCCTCGCGGCACCGTTGGCGGGGCTGACTCGCGTCTTCGAGCGTTCGTACACCGGCCCCGTGTACTCGGACGGCATCTACCTCGTCGACGGCGACGGCGAGCGCATCGGCGAGAACGCCCTCAGTGAAGGTGAGAAGATGACCGTGTTCCCGGAGCCCCGGCCGGGCATCGAAAAGGCACCGACGCTGCTCGTGAGACACGCGGAGGACGCCTACGGTGGCGCAACGAACCTTGAGTACACGGTGTCGGGCTACGCCGCCTACTCGAAAGTCTGCACCCACGCCGGCTGCATGGTGTCGAACGAGGACGGAGCGACGCTCGTCTGCCCGTGTCACTTCGGCAAGTTCGACCCGACCGCCGGCGCGAAGGTGGTCGGTGGGCCGCCGTCGAGGGCGCTCCCGCAACTGCCAATCACGTTGTCGAGCGAGGGCAATCTCATCGCGACGGGCGACTTCAACGGGCCGGTCGGCCCGGGGGGCGAGTGATGTCTCGACTCGACCGCCTCGCCGACCGCGCCAACGACGCCGGCGACGAGGCGTACGACTGGGTAGACGAGCGGTTCGACCTCGACACCGGCCGCGCGTTCCTCGGGAAGGCGTTCCCCGCCGAGGACTCCTTTCTCCTCGGCGAGGTGGCGCTGTTCTGCTTCCTGCTTCTCGTCCTCACCGGGATATTCCTCGGGATGTTCTTCGAGCCGTCGACGAGCGGCGTCGAATACGAGGGGAGCGTCGCGAAGTTCCAAGGCCAAGAGGTGCCCGAGGCGTTCGCGAGCGTCCTGCACATCACCTACGACATCCCCTTCGGCATGTTCATCCGGCGGATGCACCACTGGGCGGCTCACCTGTTCGTCGCGTCCATCGGGCTGCACATGCTCAGGGTGTTTTTCACCGGGGCGTACCGCAATCCGCGCGAGCCGAACTGGGTCGTCGGCACCGGCCTAGCGGGCCTCTCTATGGGCGCGGCCTACACGGGGTACGCGCTTCCCTTCGACGAGTTCGCCGCGACGGCAACCGGCATCGGCTACAACCTCGCCACGTCGATTCCGCTCGTCGGAGGCGTGGTCGGGAAGGCGTTCTTCGGCGGGGAGTTCCCGTCGAGCGCGACGATACCGCGGCTCTACTTCCTCCACGTCCTCGTCATTCCCGTGGCAATCGGGGGGCTCCTCGCCGTCCACATGGCGATTCTCGTCCGCCAAAAGCACACGGAGGCCCCCCGCGATGACGACGTGCGAGGACTCGAAAGCCGGGACCGACGCCCGGTCGAGGGGTCCCCGTCGAGCGACGGCGGCACCGAACAGACCGTCTCGAGAGACGACGACAGCGTCGTCGTCGGCCTCCCGGCGTTCCCCAATCAGGCGGCCGTGAGCGCGGTCGTGTTCTTCCTCACGCTGGCCACGCTGGCGATGCTGGCCGGGTTCCTCCCGGTCCACAACATCGCCGAGTACGGGCCGAACAACCCCGCTGGGACGCCGGAACTCATCATGCCCGACTGGTTCCTGATGTGGGTCTACGGCCTGCTGAAACTGCTCCCGTCGTGGATGGGATTCACCGTTCCGCTCACCGACATCCACGTCTCGACGGAGTTCGTCGGCGGCGTCCTGCTGCCGACGCTCGTGTTCGGCGCGGTGGCGGTGTGGCCGTTCGTCGACTACCACGACGAATCGGTCCACTTCACGGCCGACCCACTCGACCGGCCGTGGCAGACCGCCGTCGGCGTCGCCGCGATTCAGTTCATCATGATTGCCTCCATCGCGGGCATGAACAACCTCCTCGGCCGGGCGCTCGGCGTCGGAACCGGCGTCGTCAATCCGATTTTGACCGTCGCGTTGTTCGTCGTCCCCATCGGCTCCGCAGCCCTCGTCTACCGCATGCTGGGCGACGACGCGGACGAGAGCCGAACCGGACGCGTTCCGGGGGAAGCCGGCGATGACTGACGCGAACACCGGCGGGGCTCCGCGGCGACGCATC
Protein-coding regions in this window:
- a CDS encoding IS4 family transposase; this translates as MDDVYSPPDSVVVDRIQRAFPSDELRERARATNLIERERKFDIVALFYTLSFGFAAGSDRSLQAFLDRYVEMADCDELSYAAFHDWFEPGFVALLREILDDAIENLDTGRADLNGRLERFRDVLIADATIVSLYQDAADVYAATGEDQAELKLHLTESLSTGLPTRFRTTDGTTHERSQLPTGEWVADALILLDLGFYDFWLFDRIDQNGGWFVSRVKDNANFEIVEELRTWRGNSIPLEGESLQAVLEDLQRQEIDVRITLSFERKRGSGASATRTFRLVGLRNEETDEYHLYLTNLAREDYSAPDIAQLYRARWEVELLFKELKSRFGLDEIKTTDGYIIEALIIMAAISLMMSRVIVDELRSLEARQREGEAAADADSSASRLPRRRCSLAVERHGHLIQLYLMIELGYELPDLDELLLWASRNPNPHRDRLREQVERGEFGFDRY
- a CDS encoding DUF7560 family zinc ribbon protein gives rise to the protein MPGQFVFDCPVCSVEVCVDAGIRERILDDGCVLCASPVETDAFDPHPRKS
- the narO gene encoding transcriptional regulator NarO — encoded protein: MNEGVHGEIHVADPSICRVSEASKETAVESVSRSVGATGDTAAVEFTAPSSAAIDDADEIFHHEQKTIYRVTHSFTEESRCACELIEGHGCPVRHLEADCGAVVLSFVAADLESFRDIVVNLKSAFDGVSLRRLTQSEPDSATGSLVFVDRDELTARQREVLETAHEMGYFEHPREANATEVAAALDINRSTFTEHLSAAQSKLLDTILDV
- a CDS encoding QcrA and Rieske domain-containing protein, coding for MRLDNQHASDDCDEHCADCGDDSNHQPSIFSDDRASLARRDYAKLLASVGGLTAVASLAAPLAGLTRVFERSYTGPVYSDGIYLVDGDGERIGENALSEGEKMTVFPEPRPGIEKAPTLLVRHAEDAYGGATNLEYTVSGYAAYSKVCTHAGCMVSNEDGATLVCPCHFGKFDPTAGAKVVGGPPSRALPQLPITLSSEGNLIATGDFNGPVGPGGE
- a CDS encoding cytochrome b; translated protein: MSRLDRLADRANDAGDEAYDWVDERFDLDTGRAFLGKAFPAEDSFLLGEVALFCFLLLVLTGIFLGMFFEPSTSGVEYEGSVAKFQGQEVPEAFASVLHITYDIPFGMFIRRMHHWAAHLFVASIGLHMLRVFFTGAYRNPREPNWVVGTGLAGLSMGAAYTGYALPFDEFAATATGIGYNLATSIPLVGGVVGKAFFGGEFPSSATIPRLYFLHVLVIPVAIGGLLAVHMAILVRQKHTEAPRDDDVRGLESRDRRPVEGSPSSDGGTEQTVSRDDDSVVVGLPAFPNQAAVSAVVFFLTLATLAMLAGFLPVHNIAEYGPNNPAGTPELIMPDWFLMWVYGLLKLLPSWMGFTVPLTDIHVSTEFVGGVLLPTLVFGAVAVWPFVDYHDESVHFTADPLDRPWQTAVGVAAIQFIMIASIAGMNNLLGRALGVGTGVVNPILTVALFVVPIGSAALVYRMLGDDADESRTGRVPGEAGDD